The Candidatus Deferrimicrobiaceae bacterium genome includes a region encoding these proteins:
- a CDS encoding helix-turn-helix transcriptional regulator → MELYAIGKIVREERLKEHLTQARLAELAGVSRATLNSLEKGTKNELGFAKLDKILGIVGYDLAPVRSPRNASRVGGILRRMAGRYIWWQPPVESVKTPLRVIAQVMDVGTLEDIQELAGVLGKRAFIDVLRQARPGWFRPRSWALWHTVLGFDPPVEIPPMPTRRRDGLPDPA, encoded by the coding sequence GTGGAACTTTACGCGATCGGGAAAATCGTTCGGGAGGAACGCCTGAAGGAGCACCTCACGCAGGCGCGTCTTGCGGAACTTGCCGGCGTCTCCCGGGCGACGCTGAACAGTCTCGAAAAAGGGACCAAAAACGAACTGGGGTTCGCAAAACTCGACAAGATTCTGGGCATAGTCGGATATGACCTTGCTCCCGTCCGGTCGCCACGGAACGCCAGCCGAGTGGGGGGAATCCTTCGCCGGATGGCCGGGCGTTACATCTGGTGGCAGCCGCCAGTCGAATCAGTCAAGACCCCGCTTCGGGTGATCGCACAGGTAATGGATGTCGGGACACTCGAAGACATCCAGGAACTCGCCGGGGTGCTCGGGAAAAGAGCGTTCATCGACGTCCTCAGGCAGGCGCGCCCCGGTTGGTTCCGCCCGAGATCATGGGCGCTCTGGCACACCGTTCTGGGTTTCGATCCACCTGTGGAGATTCCCCCGATGCCGACGAGGAGGCGCGATGGTCTTCCAGACCCGGCCTGA
- a CDS encoding helix-turn-helix transcriptional regulator, with product MVTLLGERIRIARKRRAMTIQELASRMFVTRKTVSRLEKGDPGVSLGVFASALWVLGLDKSLLEVAVPERDEVGLFRERQRLPLRIRPSANPDDDPDF from the coding sequence GTGGTCACCCTTCTCGGCGAACGGATCCGGATTGCCCGGAAGCGGCGTGCAATGACCATCCAGGAGCTTGCATCGCGAATGTTCGTTACCCGAAAAACGGTTTCCCGGCTCGAAAAAGGTGATCCCGGCGTCTCTCTTGGCGTATTCGCGTCGGCGCTCTGGGTCCTGGGCCTCGACAAATCCCTTCTGGAGGTCGCCGTTCCCGAACGAGACGAAGTCGGGCTTTTCCGCGAGCGGCAGCGCCTCCCGCTCCGCATCCGGCCTTCCGCTAACCCGGACGACGATCCGGATTTTTGA
- a CDS encoding HipA domain-containing protein gives MPVRRLTVFIYLPGETTAVPAGIFTHDDDAGIGAFAYGRRYLDRGNALPVDPIALPLGLRPREITTNGGLYGAFRDASPDYWGRIVIAAEAGTAPEALSEIDFLVAANATRVGNIDFRLSSEDPEPALGPPHFDQLANIIDVAGKIEAHEPVETHLLQILRQGTSMGGARPKCVVEWNDALWIAKFPAKDDSLDIPRIEYATMTLARRCGIQIPDTHLMTIGNRNVFLIRRFDREKGDGGWLRTGFLSALSLMQWDERDRQKWDYTAIADTMRRHTPPSDLRELYRRMIFNIFVRNTDDHPRNHAFLVEKDGLLRLSPAYDIVPSLTQPGVGTQFRLAMSVGAHGREATPENALSRAARFGLSGEEAGGVIASMAETVSGWQDHFRGCGIPKKECDILRASFRGTSSRTSRGKA, from the coding sequence ATGCCCGTGCGTCGCCTAACGGTTTTCATCTACTTGCCGGGGGAAACGACAGCGGTCCCGGCCGGAATTTTCACCCATGACGATGACGCCGGCATCGGCGCCTTCGCTTATGGGCGGCGATATCTCGATCGCGGAAATGCGCTTCCGGTCGACCCGATCGCACTGCCGCTTGGCTTGCGGCCGCGTGAGATTACAACCAACGGCGGGTTGTACGGCGCCTTTCGCGATGCGTCGCCCGATTACTGGGGGCGGATTGTCATCGCCGCCGAAGCCGGGACTGCCCCCGAGGCGCTATCGGAAATCGACTTTCTGGTCGCCGCAAACGCCACCCGGGTCGGCAATATCGATTTTCGCCTGTCTTCGGAAGATCCGGAACCGGCCTTGGGTCCGCCTCATTTCGATCAACTCGCAAACATCATCGACGTTGCCGGAAAAATCGAAGCGCACGAACCGGTCGAGACGCACCTGCTCCAAATTCTCCGCCAAGGAACCAGCATGGGGGGGGCCCGGCCGAAATGCGTCGTCGAATGGAATGACGCCCTGTGGATCGCGAAATTTCCCGCGAAAGACGACTCGCTCGACATACCCCGAATCGAATACGCCACGATGACGCTCGCCCGCCGATGCGGGATCCAGATCCCCGACACACACCTCATGACGATCGGAAACAGGAACGTGTTCCTGATCCGGCGTTTCGACCGGGAAAAAGGCGATGGAGGGTGGCTGCGGACCGGCTTCCTGAGCGCACTTTCGCTGATGCAGTGGGACGAGCGCGATCGGCAGAAGTGGGACTACACCGCAATCGCCGACACGATGCGCCGACACACACCGCCCTCGGATCTCCGTGAGTTGTATCGACGGATGATTTTCAATATTTTCGTCAGGAACACGGACGATCATCCCCGCAATCACGCCTTTCTCGTCGAGAAGGACGGTTTGTTGCGGCTCTCTCCGGCCTACGACATCGTTCCCTCGCTGACGCAACCCGGCGTGGGGACGCAATTCCGGCTCGCCATGTCGGTCGGAGCACATGGGCGGGAAGCCACGCCCGAAAACGCGCTGAGCCGCGCCGCGCGATTCGGCTTATCGGGTGAGGAGGCCGGCGGGGTGATCGCGTCGATGGCCGAAACCGTCTCGGGTTGGCAAGATCATTTTCGGGGATGCGGGATACCGAAAAAGGAATGCGACATCCTGCGGGCATCGTTTCGTGGAACGTCAAGCCGTACGTCCCGAGGCAAGGCCTGA
- a CDS encoding ATP-binding protein, translated as MIARRSAKRLQDLIRQFPAVALLGPRQVGKTTLARTLAGIAETVYLDLENPHDLEKLGDARGYLEGQSGKLVILDEVQRAPGLFRTLRGLIDDGILAGRTSGRFLLLGSASIDLLRQSGESLAGRIAYAELAPLDVLEIDPGHASPLWIRGGFPRSFLAANDRQSAAWRENFIRTNLERDIPQLGPRIPAETLRRFWTMLAHSQGALLNAAQLARSLAVDGKTVAKYLDLMVDLLLVRRLPPFHANAGKRLVKSPKTYVRDSGILHALLRLDTEDAVLGHPVCGASWEGFVIENLLRVAPDRTEASFYRTSSGAEIDLLLELPDNRTWAIKIKRGGVPKIEKGFHVALEDIRPDKAFVVYSGDDRYTKGKGIEAIGVREMAEALAGLS; from the coding sequence ATGATTGCCCGTCGATCTGCCAAGCGTCTTCAGGATCTGATCCGCCAGTTCCCGGCCGTCGCCCTGCTGGGGCCAAGGCAGGTCGGAAAGACGACGCTGGCCCGGACGCTCGCCGGCATCGCCGAAACGGTCTATCTCGATCTCGAAAATCCCCACGATCTCGAAAAGCTCGGCGACGCCCGTGGCTACCTGGAAGGTCAGTCGGGCAAGCTCGTCATCCTCGACGAGGTCCAGCGCGCCCCGGGCCTTTTCCGGACGTTGCGGGGCCTGATCGACGATGGCATCCTGGCCGGGCGGACTTCGGGACGGTTCCTGTTGCTGGGATCCGCTTCGATCGACCTCCTTCGACAGTCCGGCGAAAGCCTGGCGGGGCGGATCGCCTATGCCGAACTGGCGCCTCTCGATGTGCTGGAAATCGATCCAGGACATGCGTCGCCGCTCTGGATCCGGGGCGGGTTCCCGCGCAGTTTCCTGGCTGCCAACGATCGCCAGAGCGCCGCCTGGCGGGAAAATTTCATCCGGACTAACCTTGAGCGGGATATCCCGCAACTGGGACCGCGCATCCCGGCGGAAACCTTGCGCCGTTTCTGGACCATGCTGGCGCATTCGCAAGGCGCGCTGCTGAATGCCGCCCAACTCGCCCGGAGTCTGGCCGTCGACGGCAAGACGGTCGCGAAGTATCTCGATCTCATGGTGGACCTGCTGCTGGTTCGCCGACTCCCCCCCTTCCATGCCAACGCCGGCAAGCGGCTCGTCAAATCGCCGAAGACCTATGTCCGGGACAGCGGGATCCTGCACGCGCTTCTGCGCCTGGATACCGAGGATGCCGTCCTGGGCCATCCGGTCTGCGGGGCGAGCTGGGAAGGGTTCGTCATCGAAAATCTGCTTCGCGTCGCGCCGGATCGAACCGAGGCAAGTTTCTACAGGACTTCCTCCGGCGCCGAGATCGACCTGCTGCTGGAATTGCCCGACAACCGGACTTGGGCGATCAAGATCAAGCGGGGCGGAGTGCCGAAGATCGAAAAAGGCTTTCACGTCGCGCTGGAGGACATCCGGCCCGACAAGGCGTTTGTCGTGTATTCGGGGGATGATCGCTACACGAAGGGGAAAGGCATCGAGGCGATCGGCGTCCGCGAAATGGCCGAAGCGCTGGCCGGTCTGTCGTAG
- a CDS encoding ATP-binding protein has protein sequence MVKTALAHSPVVGLLGARQVGKSTLARQLAAGWRGSKTTFFDLEDPADQSRLSEPSLTLRALRGLVVLDEIQLRPDLFPLLRVLADRPGTPARFLLLGSASPELIRNSSESLAGRIQFVHLAGFNLSEVGGEAYDRLWLRGGFPKSFLAPGNPASAEWRRGFVRTFLERDIPQLGIRIPAATLRRFWSMLAHCHGQLWNGAEFARSFGVGEHTVRRYLDLLTATYVIRQLPPWHANLGKRQVKSPKIYFTDSGLLHTLLQLETKDALLGHPRLGASWEGFALQEVIAHTGARPEECHFWGTHGGAELDLLLVRGNARIGFEFKRTDAPRVTPSMRSALADLELDALFVVHAGEHEFFLAERITAVPIARLLESVPRLGPG, from the coding sequence ATGGTCAAAACCGCCCTCGCTCACTCGCCCGTCGTGGGGTTGCTGGGCGCGCGACAGGTGGGGAAAAGCACCCTGGCCCGCCAGCTCGCCGCCGGGTGGCGGGGGTCGAAAACCACATTTTTCGACCTCGAAGATCCTGCGGATCAAAGCCGTCTCTCCGAGCCGTCGCTTACCTTGCGAGCGCTTCGCGGTCTCGTGGTGCTTGACGAAATCCAGCTTCGGCCAGACCTCTTCCCGCTGCTGCGGGTACTGGCCGACCGACCCGGCACGCCTGCCCGCTTCCTCCTTCTCGGCAGCGCCTCGCCCGAGCTGATCCGGAATTCTTCCGAAAGTCTCGCCGGCCGCATCCAGTTCGTTCATCTTGCCGGTTTCAACCTGTCGGAAGTCGGCGGCGAAGCTTATGACCGGTTGTGGCTTCGAGGCGGTTTTCCGAAGTCGTTCCTTGCGCCCGGCAACCCGGCCAGCGCAGAATGGCGCCGCGGTTTCGTTCGCACCTTTCTCGAACGCGACATCCCGCAACTCGGTATCCGGATTCCCGCCGCAACGCTTCGCCGCTTCTGGTCCATGCTGGCGCACTGCCACGGACAACTCTGGAACGGGGCGGAATTTGCCCGCTCATTCGGCGTCGGCGAACATACCGTCCGTCGCTATCTCGATCTGTTGACAGCCACATATGTCATTCGACAGCTCCCCCCATGGCACGCGAATCTCGGAAAACGCCAGGTGAAATCTCCGAAAATCTACTTCACGGACAGCGGACTTCTGCACACCCTGCTGCAACTCGAGACGAAAGACGCGCTCCTCGGCCATCCGCGCCTCGGGGCCTCGTGGGAAGGATTCGCCCTTCAGGAAGTTATCGCGCATACCGGCGCTCGTCCCGAAGAATGCCACTTCTGGGGGACACACGGAGGCGCCGAACTCGACCTGCTGTTGGTCCGCGGCAATGCCCGAATCGGATTCGAATTCAAGCGGACCGATGCCCCGCGCGTCACACCGTCCATGCGCTCGGCGCTTGCCGATCTTGAACTCGATGCACTTTTCGTCGTTCACGCCGGAGAACATGAATTTTTCCTCGCGGAAAGGATCACCGCCGTGCCGATCGCCCGGCTGCTCGAATCGGTGCCCAGGCTCGGGCCGGGGTAA
- a CDS encoding GDP-mannose 4,6-dehydratase — MKTALITGIAGQDGSYLAERLIETGYRVAGTVHDPVVADYEHLRKFRDRVEIHQADLLDQGQLETLLRNVRPDEVYNLAAHSSLAAAFDQPVWTGESLGIGVARLLEAIRVTDPLIRFFQAGSREMFGYAAESPQDESTPFRPNNPYGYAKAYAHWITGYYRERHGLFACAGILYNHESPRRKAEFVFRKITRAAAMIRLGRQKELRLGNLDARRDWAYAGDFVRGMWLMLQAEQAGDYVLATGQTHSVRELCAEAFACVGLHYEDHVVQEAETTPRLPEATLPVGNADKARRLLGWSPQVTFRELVRMMVEADLESPNNG, encoded by the coding sequence TTGAAAACCGCATTGATCACGGGCATCGCCGGGCAGGACGGCTCCTACCTGGCCGAACGACTCATCGAAACCGGCTACCGGGTAGCGGGGACCGTACACGATCCCGTCGTTGCCGATTACGAACATCTCCGGAAGTTCCGCGACCGCGTCGAAATCCACCAGGCCGACCTGCTCGATCAAGGGCAGCTCGAAACCCTCCTGCGCAACGTGCGGCCCGACGAAGTCTATAACTTGGCCGCACACTCGTCGCTGGCGGCCGCATTCGACCAACCGGTCTGGACGGGCGAATCGCTCGGCATCGGCGTCGCCCGGCTTCTCGAGGCCATCCGCGTGACCGACCCTTTGATCCGCTTCTTCCAGGCCGGAAGTCGGGAGATGTTCGGCTACGCGGCCGAATCGCCCCAGGACGAGTCGACGCCGTTCCGGCCCAACAACCCTTACGGCTACGCCAAGGCCTACGCGCACTGGATCACGGGCTACTACCGCGAGCGGCACGGGCTGTTCGCCTGCGCCGGCATCCTCTACAACCACGAAAGCCCCCGGCGGAAAGCCGAATTCGTGTTCCGGAAAATTACCCGGGCCGCGGCCATGATCCGGCTGGGGCGCCAGAAAGAGCTGCGGCTGGGCAATCTCGATGCCCGGCGCGACTGGGCGTATGCGGGCGATTTCGTCCGGGGGATGTGGCTGATGCTGCAGGCCGAACAGGCCGGCGATTACGTCCTCGCGACAGGGCAGACGCACTCGGTCCGCGAGCTTTGTGCGGAGGCGTTCGCCTGCGTGGGGCTGCATTATGAGGACCACGTCGTGCAGGAGGCGGAAACCACCCCCCGGCTGCCCGAGGCGACGCTGCCGGTCGGGAACGCAGACAAAGCGCGGCGACTGCTCGGCTGGTCACCCCAGGTGACGTTCCGGGAGCTGGTGAGGATGATGGTCGAGGCCGATCTGGAGTCCCCAAACAACGGCTGA
- a CDS encoding class I SAM-dependent methyltransferase — protein sequence MITRTTCRVCEGALEPILSLGDTYVSDFPAPGDPDGTKAPLELVLCRRCRLLQLKHTVPGEAMYQNYWYRSGTNQTMRTALADIANTAEHLVHLKAGDSVLDIGCNDGTLLGSYKTGDIFKIGFDPAENLAQYSRKIADYHKLGYFEAEPFLAAPELANHRPKVVTSIAMFYDLEDPNKFVGDIKKVMHQDGLWIVQMSYLPLMLKTNELGNVCHEHLEYYSLHSFEYLLQRHDFEVVDLEMNDVNGGSMRAYIRNRAADPHSFADETYRELAADRVAAFREEEARLGLDTNVPYLEFATWVDRIKGDLVDFISAEVAKGKKVYVYGASTKGNTLLQYYGLDHKLIAGAAERNKDKFGRVTVGTRIPIVSEEAARAAKPDYFLVLPWHFLEEFQAREKEFLLGGGRFIVPMPHFTLI from the coding sequence ATGATCACCCGGACCACCTGCCGCGTTTGCGAAGGCGCGCTCGAACCGATCCTGTCGCTGGGCGACACTTACGTCTCCGACTTCCCCGCTCCCGGCGATCCCGACGGCACGAAGGCCCCGCTCGAGCTGGTGCTGTGCCGCCGTTGCCGTCTGCTTCAGCTCAAGCACACCGTGCCCGGCGAGGCGATGTACCAGAACTACTGGTACCGGTCGGGCACGAACCAGACCATGCGCACCGCCCTGGCCGACATCGCCAACACGGCCGAGCATCTCGTCCACCTGAAGGCGGGCGACTCGGTGCTCGACATCGGCTGCAACGACGGCACGCTTCTGGGCTCCTACAAGACCGGCGACATCTTCAAGATCGGCTTCGATCCGGCCGAAAACCTGGCGCAGTACTCGCGGAAGATCGCCGATTACCACAAGCTCGGCTACTTCGAGGCCGAGCCGTTCCTGGCCGCCCCCGAGCTCGCAAATCACCGCCCCAAGGTCGTCACCAGCATCGCCATGTTCTACGACCTCGAAGACCCCAACAAGTTCGTGGGCGACATCAAGAAGGTCATGCACCAAGACGGCCTGTGGATCGTGCAGATGAGCTACCTGCCGCTCATGCTCAAGACCAACGAGCTGGGCAACGTCTGCCACGAGCATCTCGAATATTATTCGCTCCACTCGTTCGAATACCTGCTGCAGCGCCACGACTTCGAGGTCGTCGACCTCGAGATGAACGACGTCAACGGCGGCAGCATGCGCGCCTACATCCGCAACCGCGCCGCCGACCCGCATTCCTTCGCCGACGAGACCTACCGCGAGCTGGCGGCCGACCGCGTGGCTGCGTTCCGCGAAGAGGAAGCCCGGCTCGGACTCGACACAAACGTTCCCTACCTCGAGTTCGCCACCTGGGTCGACCGCATCAAGGGCGACCTCGTCGACTTCATCTCGGCCGAAGTCGCCAAGGGGAAGAAGGTCTACGTCTACGGCGCCTCGACGAAGGGCAACACGCTGCTCCAGTACTACGGCCTCGACCACAAGCTCATCGCGGGCGCGGCCGAGCGCAACAAAGACAAGTTCGGGCGGGTGACCGTGGGCACGCGCATTCCCATCGTGTCGGAAGAAGCAGCGCGCGCGGCGAAGCCCGATTATTTCCTCGTGCTGCCGTGGCACTTTCTCGAAGAGTTTCAAGCGAGGGAGAAGGAATTCCTGTTGGGCGGCGGCCGCTTCATCGTGCCGATGCCGCATTTCACGCTGATCTGA
- a CDS encoding glycosyltransferase family 2 protein, with protein MTIPAEPMSGGLRLKGVSPRRTPNGPLITVVTVVRDGEAHIEQAIRSVLSQAYGNVEYIVLDGGSTDRTPEIIRRYEDRIAYWASEPDQGIYDAMNKGIGLSTGDLIGFLNSDDWYAEDTLADVAAIWNSEEGAGRVIAGRWRIVIEDMDFTIESSPSFDFSKGMPFSHQAMFIPKAAYDSVGLHDLKYRYAADLDMVLRLYTGGVPFVLSDRVLANFRTSGASDRYYRESLREATETMRRHMPIRTYAAFRLFRARYDLMKRFSALIERVAGKTASDRLKSAYFRLKARYSRSWQIR; from the coding sequence ATGACGATTCCGGCCGAACCGATGTCCGGCGGTCTCCGGCTGAAGGGGGTCTCCCCGCGCCGCACGCCGAATGGCCCGTTGATCACCGTCGTGACCGTCGTCCGGGACGGCGAGGCCCATATCGAGCAGGCCATCCGCAGCGTCCTTTCGCAGGCCTACGGAAACGTCGAGTACATCGTCCTTGACGGCGGATCGACCGACCGGACGCCCGAAATCATCCGGCGCTACGAGGACCGGATCGCCTATTGGGCCAGCGAGCCCGATCAGGGGATCTACGATGCGATGAACAAGGGCATCGGGCTCTCGACCGGCGACCTCATCGGGTTCCTCAACAGCGACGACTGGTACGCCGAGGATACCCTTGCCGACGTGGCGGCCATCTGGAATAGCGAAGAAGGGGCGGGGCGGGTGATCGCCGGGCGATGGCGAATCGTCATCGAGGACATGGATTTCACCATCGAGTCGAGCCCCTCGTTCGATTTCAGCAAGGGGATGCCGTTCAGCCACCAGGCGATGTTCATCCCGAAGGCGGCTTACGATTCGGTCGGGCTCCACGACCTGAAATACCGGTATGCGGCCGACCTCGACATGGTGTTGCGGTTGTATACCGGCGGGGTGCCCTTTGTCCTGTCCGACAGGGTGCTGGCCAACTTCCGGACGTCGGGGGCCAGCGACCGTTATTATCGGGAGAGCCTCCGGGAGGCGACCGAGACCATGCGGCGGCACATGCCCATCCGGACTTATGCCGCCTTCCGTCTTTTCAGGGCGCGGTACGACCTGATGAAGCGCTTTTCCGCCCTGATCGAGCGGGTCGCCGGAAAGACGGCTTCCGATCGGCTGAAATCGGCCTACTTCCGACTCAAGGCAAGATATTCCCGGTCCTGGCAAATCCGGTAG
- a CDS encoding glycosyltransferase family 4 protein, which produces MNLLIVTPFLPFEGVSHAGGKLVHFLLKSLAERHAIHLVTRYYPGEERHFPALRNMLAGFDAVPADAPLQAGSTISVLRTIGSYLRLARRASEVARSGRFDACQVEHTETAIFWRPPAGLPAVLTLHDVIAKPAFRVFESARGPLAKSRAWMAYRIKSMAERRAVARFGKILVLSEEDRRWAERLYGLPRIEVLRYPGGVDFTGLARREAPGRVLFAGALNRPQNIDAVRYFVEKVWPAISASHPAAEFLVAGGGCPEALRSELTRTPGVRLTGYVDSLEAVYATASVFVAPILLGGGVIVKILDALSMGLPVVTTTYGNEGIDAADGDELLVADDPEAFAAKVCALLDDAPLRQRIGGNGLAFARSRFSHDGFLRTVEGALAEAGGK; this is translated from the coding sequence GTGAACTTGTTGATCGTCACGCCGTTTCTTCCGTTCGAGGGCGTTTCGCACGCCGGCGGGAAACTGGTCCATTTCCTCCTCAAGTCCTTGGCCGAAAGGCACGCGATCCACCTCGTCACCCGATATTACCCGGGGGAGGAACGGCATTTTCCCGCCCTGCGGAACATGCTGGCCGGTTTCGACGCCGTGCCGGCCGACGCGCCCTTGCAGGCCGGCTCCACGATTTCCGTCCTCAGGACGATCGGGTCCTATCTGCGGCTGGCGCGGCGCGCATCCGAAGTCGCGCGGTCCGGCCGGTTCGACGCCTGCCAGGTCGAGCATACCGAGACGGCGATCTTCTGGCGCCCCCCCGCGGGGCTGCCCGCTGTCCTCACGCTGCACGACGTCATCGCAAAGCCCGCGTTCCGGGTATTCGAGTCCGCACGGGGGCCCCTGGCAAAGTCGAGGGCCTGGATGGCGTACCGGATCAAAAGCATGGCCGAGCGGCGCGCCGTTGCCCGTTTCGGGAAGATCCTCGTGCTGTCGGAAGAAGACCGCCGTTGGGCGGAACGCCTCTACGGCTTGCCCCGGATCGAAGTCCTCCGCTATCCGGGCGGGGTCGATTTCACGGGGCTTGCGCGCCGAGAGGCGCCGGGCCGCGTCCTGTTTGCGGGTGCGCTCAACCGGCCCCAGAACATCGATGCCGTCCGGTACTTCGTCGAAAAAGTCTGGCCGGCGATTTCCGCTTCTCACCCCGCCGCCGAGTTCCTCGTCGCAGGCGGCGGTTGTCCCGAGGCGCTTCGATCCGAATTGACCCGGACGCCGGGCGTCCGGCTGACCGGGTACGTCGACAGCCTAGAGGCGGTCTACGCGACCGCATCCGTGTTCGTGGCGCCGATCCTGTTGGGCGGGGGGGTGATCGTCAAGATCCTCGATGCGCTTTCCATGGGGCTTCCCGTAGTCACCACGACGTATGGCAACGAGGGCATCGACGCGGCGGACGGCGACGAGCTGCTGGTCGCCGACGATCCGGAGGCGTTCGCAGCGAAAGTGTGCGCGCTCCTGGACGACGCGCCGCTCCGGCAGCGCATCGGCGGGAACGGCCTCGCCTTCGCGCGGTCCCGCTTCTCTCACGACGGGTTCTTGAGGACGGTCGAAGGCGCCCTGGCCGAGGCGGGCGGGAAGTGA
- the rfbD gene encoding dTDP-4-dehydrorhamnose reductase, whose amino-acid sequence MAARVLLIGANGQLGSDIAAVLAADPGFDCVGLTHDRLEIGRKDAVVEAVREYRPDIVINTAAFHNLDRCEEEAALAFDVNAVAVKGLAQVCADSGATLVHFSTDYVFGGARSTPWHESDMPCPLNVYGISKLAGELAVAAYSEKHYVLRVSGLYGKTGPRGKGFNFPDLMIRLARERGELKVVDDQVLTPTATLSIALRIPGLLNRVPYGLYHFTDEGACSWFEFAAKVIELAGIPATMTAVKTGFFGEKTQRPAYSVLSKDSIRRFLPHDLLPSWEQSLARYIEGR is encoded by the coding sequence ATGGCCGCTCGCGTCCTCCTGATCGGCGCCAACGGGCAGCTGGGTTCCGACATCGCGGCGGTCCTGGCTGCCGATCCCGGGTTCGATTGCGTCGGCCTGACGCACGACCGGCTCGAAATCGGCCGGAAAGACGCCGTGGTCGAGGCCGTCCGGGAATACAGGCCCGACATCGTCATCAACACTGCGGCCTTCCATAACCTCGACCGGTGCGAAGAGGAAGCGGCGTTGGCGTTCGACGTGAACGCGGTTGCGGTCAAGGGGCTGGCGCAGGTTTGCGCCGATTCCGGGGCGACGCTGGTCCATTTCAGCACCGATTACGTGTTCGGGGGGGCGCGAAGCACGCCGTGGCACGAGTCCGATATGCCGTGCCCCTTGAACGTCTACGGCATTTCAAAACTGGCGGGCGAACTCGCGGTCGCGGCGTATTCCGAAAAGCATTACGTCCTTCGCGTGTCCGGACTCTACGGGAAAACCGGGCCGCGCGGCAAGGGGTTCAACTTCCCCGACCTGATGATCAGGCTGGCGCGCGAGCGTGGCGAACTCAAGGTCGTCGACGACCAGGTCTTGACCCCGACCGCCACCTTGAGCATCGCCCTGCGGATACCCGGGCTGCTCAACCGGGTGCCTTACGGCCTTTATCACTTCACCGACGAGGGCGCGTGTTCCTGGTTCGAATTCGCGGCGAAGGTCATCGAGCTTGCCGGCATTCCCGCCACCATGACCGCCGTGAAAACCGGGTTCTTCGGAGAGAAAACGCAACGCCCGGCCTACTCGGTCCTGTCGAAGGATTCCATCCGACGCTTCCTGCCGCACGATCTGCTTCCATCCTGGGAGCAATCGCTCGCCCGTTACATCGAAGGTCGATGA
- a CDS encoding SDR family oxidoreductase has product MRILIIGGAGYVGSVLTHELLERGYTVRVFDRLFFGKRGIADIEDRIDLMVGDVRDIPDSAYEDVEAVVNLGGLSNDPTAEYNPKANTEMNTVATRKSAEAAIRMGIDRYVFASSCSVYYSAAGLEKEDNLLNEESKIDPKAAYSRSKFEGERELLALAEKHPTFCPVMLRKGTVFGFSHRMRYDLVVNTFIKDALRSGRINLHLGGEMWRPLVEVRDAARAYIAALQADSSAVRAQIFNVAYRNFRISELALRTREALRAQGVTVDLYPDFQYKGVRSYRVDTDKIRRVLGFEPAVTVEESVVNILTQIRANGMTDYDNPLYYNISWMKLLEESERIIAVNGKVF; this is encoded by the coding sequence ATGCGAATATTGATCATCGGCGGGGCCGGCTATGTCGGGTCCGTGCTCACGCACGAATTGCTGGAACGCGGATACACTGTGCGCGTATTCGACCGGTTGTTCTTCGGAAAGCGGGGCATTGCCGACATCGAGGACCGGATCGATCTCATGGTCGGGGATGTGCGCGATATCCCCGATTCGGCCTACGAAGATGTCGAAGCGGTGGTCAACCTGGGCGGATTATCCAACGACCCGACGGCCGAATACAATCCCAAGGCCAACACGGAAATGAATACGGTGGCAACCCGCAAGAGCGCCGAGGCGGCCATCCGGATGGGGATCGACCGCTATGTGTTCGCCTCCTCCTGCTCGGTCTACTACAGCGCGGCCGGCCTCGAGAAGGAAGACAACCTGCTGAACGAAGAGTCGAAGATCGACCCGAAGGCGGCCTATTCCCGATCGAAGTTCGAAGGCGAGCGCGAATTGCTGGCGCTGGCCGAGAAGCATCCGACATTCTGCCCCGTCATGCTGCGCAAGGGAACCGTGTTCGGTTTTTCCCATCGGATGCGCTATGACCTCGTCGTCAACACGTTCATCAAGGATGCGCTCCGGTCCGGCCGCATCAACCTCCATCTTGGCGGGGAGATGTGGCGCCCCCTGGTCGAGGTGCGCGACGCGGCCCGGGCCTACATCGCCGCGCTCCAGGCCGATTCGTCGGCGGTGCGCGCCCAGATCTTCAACGTCGCCTACCGGAACTTCCGCATCTCCGAGCTGGCGCTCCGCACGCGCGAGGCGCTTCGCGCACAGGGGGTCACGGTCGATCTTTATCCCGATTTCCAGTACAAGGGGGTTCGCTCCTACCGGGTCGACACCGACAAGATCCGTCGGGTCCTGGGGTTCGAGCCGGCCGTCACGGTCGAGGAATCGGTGGTCAACATCCTGACGCAGATCCGGGCCAACGGGATGACCGACTACGACAATCCGCTCTACTACAATATTTCGTGGATGAAACTGCTCGAGGAATCCGAGCGGATCATCGCGGTCAACGGAAAGGTCTTCTGA